The nucleotide sequence ACTGAATATGTTACAATCGTGTTAAATAAAGAAcccaaaatcaaaataaatatctcGGTAAAATGGAAAccataaaaaaaaactataagcTCAACACTGATGGAGCTGCAACAGAAAATCCTGGAAGGGGAGGACTAGGAGGAGTCTTCAGAAATGCAAGTGGAAATTGGGTACTTGGCTATATGGGTTCCATCCAATACATCACTAACACTCATACAGAATTGCTAGCCATTTTGAAAGGGCTGCAACTTGCAGAAGAAAGGCAGTTAACTCCTTTGGAAATAAACACTGACTCAACAGAGGTAATTAGAATGATAATCAATGGAAACCTCCCCTTTGACTCACTTATTCATGAATGCAGGTCAATCGTCCAAAGACAAGGCGCCGTGGTGGTGAAGCACAGCTATAGGGAGACCAACAGAGTTGCTAATACGCTGGCAAAGGAGGGCACTAACAGGAATTTTTTTGAAGATATTTTTGTAACAACAGTTCCTCCGGTGTTTGTCAAGCATGTATTTTGGGCAGACATGACATGAACTGTGTTTGAAAGACAAATTATGGATTATAATATTACTAACGATAGCCTGGTAGTGGGGGATTTGATATATCCACCCACAAACATTCCATCTGTAAACCCTAACGGGTAGTTTGTTAAATTATAAAATGCATCCAGttttaacccaaaaaaaaaaggacaaaaacaACAAACCTAGTTAGTTTAAATAAGAAATAGtttataaactttaaattttaattgattttaaagtcttTAAATATGGTAATTTCTTATatatttcaaataaggaaaggctTAATAATTAAAATTGTAGTTGATTTCtaagttttaaatattagaaaaataattaaataacaattTTATCtagtatgaaatttatttttaaagggtaaaaaaggcaaacgatATTTTGTTAAATGCCTTCGTGCTTTAATAGTGTAGATTATGTTATAcgcttaattattttttttctttttatctttttgccACATCAGCTATTAGGATGGAATAAAATTCACTCACAATGTTTTTAGGAGGGTAAAAAATTAGCTGTTTAGTTTAAGTGTTCAAACATATTTGCTGGACAAATTTAATTGGGTCTTTATGTATTTTTCCTAAATAATATGTATTCTTATTTTAATTTAACtgataaaattaaattatttgatttagAATAAATAAAGGAATGCGGATAAATCTTTACCCTCCATTCATGCACCAAGATTGATCACACAATTAATTAAGGAGTTTTGCGTGATATAAAATGACAATGGTTGATTAGTGGGatcttaaaaaaattatatacttTATAATCTGGCAATTTTCACTTTCAGCAAGTAGGCAACATTGAATCTAAAATATTTATCTTTCAGTTGGATCGCAATTGCTTAAATATGTTGAAAGTCCCAGAGATAACTTTGCAGAATAAATTCTTTCATGGCCTGGCTCGTGTTTTGAGGGAATAAAATATAATACGTGATCTGTCCATTTTTATATTCACAGGGATGTTGGCCTTTCAATACTCTCTATCCAGCTTTAATTGacacaattaaactaaaataattcAGCTATATACGTCAATCAACGAAGCCTCAAACCCAAAACAATTGGAAAGCGTTCACGAATCCTCTGttacatataatttataatatCCAATATCAAAAAAattgagaactactattttaaaTATAATGCTTTATGCAGTACTTTATTACTTAAAGTCCCACTACAAAATCGAATTAGTTGTCAAGGTTTAAGTTCAAATATcagaaattttgatatcaaaacAGTCGACTGACAAGTAAAATGGGAAGATATGAGTATTGAAAACTCAACTACTTGACGGAAACAACTGCACTTAATATTATTACCATCAAAGGACCGTTTCAATATACAAAGATAAAACACCATGAATCTGTAGCTCAAGAATTTGCAGGTCCAATTAATAAATCCCAGAAAAAGACGAGGCATAAATCATTTACAAGTGCAAGATACACATAATTGAATCATATGTACTTGTTTGCCCATATGGTATTCAACAAAAACAATAGAACCACATGGGCAAACTTCTCCACTATATTTTCACATTGAAAAATGAATACCATCCACATCCAAGCTTAGATTAATATTCATTCCCCTCTTCCAGCCCAACCCTCATGATCTTTCGACAAATTAAACTAACAGGATATACAATTTACAACTAATGGCAGAGCTCAACCAAGCTTTTGTTGAAGCACAAGACAATAAATGAAGTCGCTCTATGATCAGAGGAGCAGAAGAAACTGTCAAAGCTGCAACTATCCCGGGCCTCTATATGATGATCTTGAAGGAGGTCTATTCAAGTCTGATGCTGGAGCCGGTTGCTCAGATTCTTCCAGTATTTGTGCCTCCTGGACAGAGAGAGTTAAAAACTGAGATTTCACACCCCAACAGAAAGTTCGGAAAAGATGTAAAAGGCATATGAATGTTCAAAAGAAAAGGTTAAAATATCAAAAGTTGTTAGCTCACACCATGGTTCATCTTCACACCGGTCATACAAAGTTCCCATGATTTTATTGACATCTCAACCGAAAGACCTATGTATTAAGGTCAAAATTGGCATCCAACTGAAAAAATGGAAATGCCAGTGTATATGCTTTATTGGTTTATTGCTCTCCCATCCTGAACTATTCCCATCCTTATCATTGTCTCATTCATGAATTAGATTCTTTCTTGATAAAAAATGAATAGAATAACAGAACAAACTCATGTATCCCAAGTTTGTCTTTGAGGATTATATGAAACTGCACAGAGACCTCGTATTCCAGGCTAACGACTCCAGGTCAGAACCAAAGAAGGCAACAGAAACCAGTGTCAACTGTTTCAAATCGCGTCAGACAATTTTAATGTAGTTTAACATCTGTAAACTATTTGTTTTGTCTGAATGGTTGATTAATGCCTATGAGTAATTCTGAAAGATACTAATTTGTTTTCTGTGATTGGTTTGTAATTTATAAACAATTTGATGTAGTCATGTCTGATACTGCTTTTCTACTTGATATATCAAGCACTTAGTGTTCTACCAACTGTGGTATGCTTGAATTAGTTTTAAGAATTTtaatatttcaaatatttttctaATTTCCAGAATTTTGTGAAATCTATATATTAGGTAAAGCATCTTAATGCAGGACTCAAAAAAATTAGTCTGCACTGGTGTAAGCATCTTAATGCAGGACTCAAATTGTATAAGCAAATTAAGAAGATGGTATGAAGCACAGCAAACCTTCGTTGATGAAGTAGAACTAAAACATGAGTGTGTCTGTGACTTTAAATGCAAGCGATGTTGATGCTGAATCTGCATAAAGTGCTGCAGTCTCGAAGAAAAATTTATTCCATTATGAATATCATAAGAACTTTCATTCAGGTTGCCATCCTCGGGAAAATGGGATCCACCTTCCCCATGATTATTTTGAGAATAAGGACTCCCAGATGAAGTTCGTCTTAATTGTTCTTTCTTAAAGGAGTATGAAGGCACAGTTTTCAACCTAGTACGAAGAATCTTAAATGCTGCACTTTGCTGCACGAAATTGACAAGAAAATGTTTTAGATTAGACAAACAAAATCACACGCATATAAACCATGGGATGTCCAAGAGTAGTTCTGGATATTTAGCATCCAACAGTAATCAGCATGCTCTCACAGCACACACCATGTCAGATAGTTAAGTAGGAATGACGAtgacaagaaaaaagaaaggacaTGTCTGCTATACATCTACAAGTGACTTTCATTAGCACTTCTCGAATTCAGATTGTGCTCAGATAGGAGAATTAATCGGCATCATTACCTGGGGTAGCAGCATCAGTAGACCATACAAGGCTTTTAACAACCATATGTATCTTCCAGGTTCAAGAAGCTGCAAGGAAATAACCATTAAGATGCTTCAAAAAaagtttttaagaaaaaagacaattaacttgtaCATGACATCACGAACAAGAACATGAGTTTGATCCAATTAACTCTAGCTTCTATATAACCAAAGACAACTAAAAAAAGAGTTCCACCTGTTACAACATGAGTTTTCAACTCcaatttgttctttcttttttcttgttcaTTTGCCAGGCAGGTAAATTTTTGCAAGTCTTTTGAACACTTTAAAAAGTACTTCTCGGAACCAAAAACGAATGTAATGCACTTAATCCTAAAGGCTAACAGAAAAaaaatgtattttcttttttcctcaaTCTCAATTGCTCATCATctatcacaaaataatttgcCAGAGCACCACTACTATGATTGTACCATATAAAGGGAACAACTCATGCATCTTGAAATGGGTAAAAGAGAAATAGGTTGACAAGAAATGGACATTGGGTCTAACTCAACTCCAACAGCTAGCTCATGAAGTGAGGATTTTCCAAGACCAAATAAAGAGACAACAACCCATTTCCTCAACCTATTTGGGACAATATAACAACCCCACTTCCTCCTCCCTGGCACGCCCAGGCTTGGTTAACTAGAGCGTGATAACATGACATAGGGACCCAACATTGGTACCAAGAACAAGAATGGGTCTAGTCAGAAAAGTAACTTAAAGTACTAACTACTTCTGGTGATCGGAGACAATAGAAAATTGGATGGGTTGCCTCGGAATGAGTAGACAACCCTTAAGGAGAAGAGATCAGCCTTTGAAGATACCCGGAAAAGTCTTCACGCGCCTGCACGTTAACCTGACGCACTTGCTGGAGCAAGACCTTCAGATGGATCCGCGAGCGATGGAGTCTGACGGAGCAATACGCTAGGGTTTGCTCATCAGAGGGTGACGAAACTTGTGGTGGCTTTAGAAATGTTCTACGTTTAGAAATGAATCCAATGTTCTACGTTTAGAACTCAATAAAAGGAGAAATACTTCAAAATACCTGCAGTCTGAGGTAAGCAAAGGTCGGGGTCTCCAGAAGGTGGATCAATTTGTCTAGTTGGACTAAGAACTTGACATTGATGTCTTCCTCGACCAAAGATTGAATAACAGAACTTGCATGCTGATATGCCTGTAATGCAATCCAAAAAAAGACATGGACCCACATTGATATAGTGCAATATAAAACGAGCAACGGCTTGATAGAGCCATGAGAAAAATTCAGTCTTACCTGAACTAACAGGCAAAGGCTTATTATTGCCATCGGCGAATGGCACCATGATGCatacaaagaaagaaataagTCTTTCTCGGCAGCATTGATTAATGATTGTTTAAGAAGATTTCGGAGGTGGGACAATTCGGATGAAGTAAGTAAAATCAAATTTAAGGCCTGAAACAAAAAAGAAGCACACACAGGTTATGGAAATTTACAGCGTTAAAACATATATCAATTCTGAGACACACTGTCAAGCATAGTCAAAAGACTGAGCTGGACAGTTCTTTGATACCAATAATTATTACTCCCTCTGTTCTATTTTATTTGACaatcttttctttttagtttgttccaaaaaaatgacacctttctatatttagaaacacTTTTATTTTACCCGTAATGTCATGATTTTATAGCCTCATAAATGCCAGGTTCACATAAAATGAAACGGAGGGGGTAATAGTTAAGTCAAACGAAGCCTAATATCTCTCTGTCATTGCATTATTTCAAAACATTTAGCATAGTCAGTCTCATGTGAAATGATTAGAATAAAACCTGAACCATGATAGATGCAAACTCCAAATCTGATTCCCCTTCAAGTATTGTGGACAGTTCAAGATAAACTCTTTTAGCATCCAGAAGTACACATAGCCGACGAACTATTAAAGCTCCACGTCTGAAAGGAAATTAAAACACTAAGATCGGGTAGCATACAGCAAACATAGACACATTAAAAGTTGAACAAACAATACTTACTTCTCCAGGAGAGAGTAATCAAGCTGAAAGTTGTGAACTAGGAAAACAACAAGCTGGCGGAAGTATTGTGGATCTTCAGCTATGCATGCATGCACCTCAAGCACCAAAAGCACTACCTGGCAGAAAATTACGAGAAAATTTTGATGGAATCAGTTTGAAGGATGTGCTGGTCCATACAGAGATGATATCGTTGGCAAACTCGGCGGAAAAACTCTTCAGAATTTTTTCCCATACACAACTCATTAGAATAGAAACTTTAccaatctggaaaaaaaaagggaaaatagagTTTTAACCCCATCGACCAAAAAGGAGGagcaaaagaaaaactgaaaCAGGATAGATGACAGTTTATTTCAATCTATAGCTTATTTGGTCAAGTAAAGGTCTTTATACTTAAAGCTCAAAAATGTTCTTCATTGATTTTGATAAGTCAAAAAGTTCCAGCAACATCAATCAGAAGTAACTGAAGTCAATTCCAAACATAACCATTTAAACACCCACGAACAAGCGGAAGATGACCATtcatcaaaatctttctttttctctgaGAATAAAAGTTGAGTTAGGTAAGGAAAAAGGTCCAAAGAGAATCCTCTATCAAATAAGTAGCCTACTATGTTTAATCATGCTCATTTATTTCGGAGTCCATATGAAGAATATTTAGAGTCATGAATGATTATACTTGCATTTATTCCCAGGATAGTCATGGAACGGAACACAGACACAACATCCAAATTTTACATAGATCAAAAGGCCATAGTCCAGTTAGACCACCAGCAAATGGTCTAGTTATCATGCAAAGAAGCAAACAGTTACGAATCCAGAATGTACTAAAATTCCATTAAACATGGGTTTGAGGAAATCAAGAAACTAGGATGACTACAATGGCAATAATCTCAAAGatcaaaaaaatgaggaaagaacAATTAGTTGGTGCTACATGGTAAGGAAAGGAAGTTGTAAAGCTAAACTTTGCAGGGGAACTATGCCAGAGGAACCAAACCAGTGCCATAGCCCATATACCCAAGTCAAAATAAAGACTCAAAAGCTAATAAATGGCTCATAGAATCCCTAAAGAAACACAGTCTGCTGCCACAAAAAGCTGAAAGACATGGATATATCTGTTGGTCCAATCAACAAAAGTGCAGCTATACATAATTGTTTCAAGCAGAACGACATTTGGACAATTAGGGTTAAATCAGTGAGACATCAAATTTAAGTATAGTAGCGGAAAATACCTCGTCGGAGGGATCTGAGAGTGCCTTCAAAAGAGTGTCGAGGACATCATTCAGAAAAACTAAGACCTGTTCccccaaaaataaatagaaaaaatgagATGGTCAGTCATCCTTCCAAAGTTTAGAAACCAAATAAATGTAGATCACGGCAGCAAATATTGATTGACTGATTATACATGTTCTTCTCAAAATCTGAGTAATGAACTTAACCCATATTGGACATAATATATTACTTCTAAAAGAAGGACTAAATATGAAAATGATATTTCGAATTTGTAATATTTACTCCAAATCCATGAGGCAACAACTTTATGTGATAATAATATTCTAAGCAATGAGCACACTGGTATACCTCAAAATGTACATGTATACAAAATATTATCAGCTACTAATGACGAGCTTTTACTTAAACAGAATAAGACATTAACAGATGAAACTATGATACAAAACAACCATATAGAGAATGTTGATCTGTGCGCAAGAAACCTAGTATAGGAGATACTGTGGCTGTGGAACAATTGCACCTCCACAACTACATATTTGTGCTAGATAAAATAGATATATGATTTGTCTAATGTTGAATAATATCCAACTTAAAGACTTGTAATCCTCTTACACTATAACTCTGACAATCTAACATGAAAGAACCTGATATCCCAAGTTCAAATCCCAGCTATAAGTTTCAAAGTAAGCACAGTGTGCTCCAAACTTGGTGAGTAGGTCTATTTGGAACCTATGCTTGAGGGTTGTAGTAGCAAGTAGACCCCCTTATGGATTATTCAAAGTGCACAAATAAATCTGAACCATTGTCATCTAGAAAAATTCTAACAAGAACTATAAAAAGCAAGGAACAGAGGCTTCTCCTCCTAAGCCATAGCACGGCCACTCCAATGTTACATAGGCAGATccaggatttgaagtttatggttTTGGAATGGTACTGAACTCATAGATCATGTGAATTACTGGGTTCAgaatttaatatttgtacatgTTTAGTAGATTTCTTAACTCATACACAGTTGTTTGAGCCAAAGTTATTGGGTTCGACTGAACCCGCATATTGTGCACTTGCCCCTACCGATTGATTCAATTTGCCTAAATAAACATGTTGTTAAACAAAGAAATTGTAGGTTCAATGATGATGAGCGTTCTTTTGTAAAAATATCATGACATTATTCATTAAACAAGCATCCACCAAAACACGAACTAGCAAGGCTCCTAATAGTCCTTTACCTTTAGGGACCATTTGGTTCACGGGAATAGGTGGGTTATCCCATTATAAATTTTGGGATTAAATTTATGCCGTGTTTGGTTGGAGGTATTAGCTAAAACCAATATTATGTTTGTACCAAAATCTTGGTATAACTTATTGCATATAGAAGGCGGGATTGGTTATCCAGGTTATAATCCTAAAGCTATAATCCTACAATATCCTGAATttgaaccaaacgaccccttagtatGTAGTTCAGTATGCTCTTAGTACCTCTTCATCACACAACATAAACAAAACTTCACTGCCTATACATAGGTGAAATAGCCTAAGTAGTACACACTCAAACAAGTTCCAAATTACATAACCTTCAAGTTGGTGAGAGAACGTGGTCATCAAGCAAAACAATAAAGGAGACCATGATCCAAGTGCTTGTCTTTACCTCTGACCGATGTCTATTTAGCAGGGTTGACATCCAGTGTAATGCTTCAATACGTGTTGCCTCCCGTTCATTTGACAACTGCCTGATAAACAGAATACATAAAGGTAACCATAAATTTTGAATTGCATGCATTGTGCAAACCATTTTAGTCAACAACAGTGAATATCAACATCTCAAAACTTCTGTGAACTTGTTAAATACCAGATTTCCCTATATAAGTAACTTCATACCTCCTAACAATGGAGAGAATTGCTCCTACATCAAATCCCTCAGCTGGGTCGGCCTTGATTCCACGAAGTTCTTCATTCGTTTCACGTGCAACCTAAAGGCCAGAACAACAGAAgataaaagtgaaaaaaaaaaaaaagaaaaacaaggaacACAAAGAAGCAAGAACAATGAAGAGAAGGTGGGACTAGAAGGCGATAAATTTAAGTACCAAAATAAAAGAGGCTTCCACTTACGACTCTTATTTTCTCTTCTTTATCAGATATACAAGGCAAAATTGCACCCAGAATGTCAGCATAATAAGGGACAAGTTGGTCTCCACCCAGTTTCACAAACTCATTTATCTGCAGAGCAAATAGTCTGGTTAAATTGATTGACAAAATAAACCAATTAGATTAGTTAACACCAATGAAACCCAAGCCAGAGCAGATAGAATTCCCGTCAATAGATGGCAAAGCATTCAATTACATGATGCACAAGCAATTACGGATGTCAAGGTCCTTACCCAAGTGACAGCAGTCAGCCGCGTAAATTCATCCTGTGAACCTGATCTTTGAACCAGTATCTCAGCCATGCGACCATAATCTACAGACTTCAAGATCAGCATTGTTCAAGTTAGAAGAGTTACAAAAAAGATTTCTTTTCAACAAATTATATAtgtttaatttcttatttttgtttctgattttttagGGGGAAAAATATAATCTT is from Nicotiana tabacum cultivar K326 chromosome 18, ASM71507v2, whole genome shotgun sequence and encodes:
- the LOC107828848 gene encoding protein VAC14 homolog isoform X1, producing the protein MATAEALYVIPSAVLRNLSDKLYEKRKNAALELEGIVKQLAVAGDHDKIIAVINLLTQEYTYSPQANNRKGGLIGLAAATVGLTSEAAQHLEQIVPSVLNSFSDQDSRVRYYACEALYNIAKVVRGDFIVFFNQIFDALCKLSADSDANVQSAAHLLDRLVKDIVTYCDQFSIEEFIPLLRERMNVLNPYVRQFLVGWITVLDSVPDIDMLGFLPDFLDGLFNMLSDSSHEIRQQADSALSEFLQEIKNSPSVDYGRMAEILVQRSGSQDEFTRLTAVTWINEFVKLGGDQLVPYYADILGAILPCISDKEEKIRVVARETNEELRGIKADPAEGFDVGAILSIVRRQLSNEREATRIEALHWMSTLLNRHRSEVLVFLNDVLDTLLKALSDPSDEVVLLVLEVHACIAEDPQYFRQLVVFLVHNFQLDYSLLEKRGALIVRRLCVLLDAKRVYLELSTILEGESDLEFASIMVQALNLILLTSSELSHLRNLLKQSLINAAEKDLFLSLYASWCHSPMAIISLCLLVQAYQHASSVIQSLVEEDINVKFLVQLDKLIHLLETPTFAYLRLQLLEPGRYIWLLKALYGLLMLLPQQSAAFKILRTRLKTVPSYSFKKEQLRRTSSGSPYSQNNHGEGGSHFPEDGNLNESSYDIHNGINFSSRLQHFMQIQHQHRLHLKSQTHSCFSSTSSTKEAQILEESEQPAPASDLNRPPSRSSYRGPG
- the LOC107828848 gene encoding protein VAC14 homolog isoform X2 — translated: MATAEALYVIPSAVLRNLSDKLYEKRKNAALELEGIVKQLAVAGDHDKIIAVINLLTQEYTYSPQANNRKGGLIGLAAATVGLTSEAAQHLEQIVPSVLNSFSDQDSRVRYYACEALYNIAKVVRGDFIVFFNQIFDALCKLSADSDANVQSAAHLLDRLVKDIVTYCDQFSIEEFIPLLRERMNVLNPYVRQFLVGWITVLDSVPDIDMLGFLPDFLDGLFNMLSDSSHEIRQQADSALSEFLQEIKNSPSVDYGRMAEILVQRSGSQDEFTRLTAVTWINEFVKLGGDQLVPYYADILGAILPCISDKEEKIRVVARETNEELRGIKADPAEGFDVGAILSIVRRQLSNEREATRIEALHWMSTLLNRHRSEVLVFLNDVLDTLLKALSDPSDEVVLLVLEVHACIAEDPQYFRQLVVFLVHNFQLDYSLLEKRGALIVRRLCVLLDAKRVYLELSTILEGESDLEFASIMVQALNLILLTSSELSHLRNLLKQSLINAAEKDLFLSLYASWCHSPMAIISLCLLVQAYQHASSVIQSLVEEDINVKFLVQLDKLIHLLETPTFAYLRLQPPQVSSPSDEQTLAYCSVRLHRSRIHLKVLLQQVRQVNVQAREDFSGYLQRLISSP